Genomic segment of Nitrospinota bacterium:
GCTCTTGGCTTTTTCGATCAGCTCAAAAACCTTGTCGAGCTTGTGCCAGTTGTCCTTCCCCGCCGTTTTGAGGTGGGATATCTGAAGCCTCGCCCCCGATCTTCTGGCAATCTCGATCGCCTCTTCTATCGATTCAACAAGCGTTTGACCCTCCGAGCGGATATGCGTGGCGAAGATCTTCCCGCTATCCTTGAGTACGGAGGTTACCTCTGCAACCTCCTCAACGGTGGAGAAGCAGGCTGGAGGGTATACGAGACCGATGCTCATACCTGCCGCCCCCTGGTCGAGGCTTTCTTTCAGCCTCCTTTTCATCTCCGCGATATGCTCTTTGGTGACTTTTACGTTCTGCGTGCCGACAACAGAGGCTCTAAGCGTGTTATATCCGACCAAGCCGACGTAGTTCACCGACGAACCTTTTTCGGCGAGCCTTTGCCAGTATTCATCGAATGTTTTCCAGTTCAGGTCGAGGCCGAACTGCTCCTTGTACGATTCGCGTCTTATTTTCAGTATCTCGCCATCTATCGGAGCGGAGGAGTAGCCGCAGTTTCCCCCTATCTCCGTTGTTACCCCCTGCATTATCTTCCCCTGCGCTTCGGGATCGAACAGGAGGTAGTAGTCGGAATGTGAGTGGACGTCAACGAAACCGGGGAGAGTGTAAAGCCCCTCTCCGTCTATTTCAATCTTTGCTTCTTCGTCAATTTTTCCGGTTTTGGCAATGATACCTTCTTTAATGCCGAGGTCTGTCTTGGCAGAGCCGCCGTTATCTAGGCCGAAGAGGGTGGAGTTCCTGATTACATAATCAAGCATTGGGGTCGGTTATCTGGCGGAGAGCCTGTCGGCGCCGAAGTGCTGTTCATATATGCTTCTGTAAATTCCGTAGTTCCGCAGTACCTGTTTCACATACCCCCTTGTTTCGGGATACGGTATCTGTTCGATGAACTCCTCGATATCGTCGTAGGAGTACCTTTTGAACCATTCGGTAACCTTGCTTTTTCCCGCGTTGTAGGAGGCGATTGCCGGTATGATATCGCCGTCGGAATCCTTCAGGAGGAAGGCGAGGTAGAAAGCGCCCATCTTGATGTTTGTATCGGGGTCATGAAGCGTTTCTGCCTTGAAATTCTCGATGCTAAGCGCTCTGGAGATCCTTTTTCCGGTAGCGGGGATTATCTGCATGAGGCCGCGCGCGTTGGCAGGGGAGATCGATCTTGTATTGAAACTGCTCTCCTGCCTTATTATCGAGAGAATAAGAAAGGGATCGATCCCGTTTCTGTCCGCTTCATTGAGGATCGTTTCCCAATGCGAGAGGGGGAACATCAGCATGGTGACCAGTCCGCGCGCTTTAGCCGCTTTCTCGTTGTCGCCCCAGAGTTTCCAGAACTGTCTCAGTACGGAGGGGTAGTCGTCTATGCTGAAGTATACATAGCTGAGCCAGATGTTGTTTTCGGTGGTTTCTTCCAGGTTAACCGCGATCCGGTTGACAAGTTTTTGTCCATGCTTGGGAAATCCAAGTTTTCCCCAGTTCTGGGCGGCATTCAGATACCATTTCTGGCGGGCGTCGAGCTTCGGTTTATATTTCATTTTGGAAAAGGAGTCGTCAAGCTCCTTCTGAACCAGTTCTCTCAGCTTGAAACCGTCCGGGTGAGCAAGCGACGCCTGGGCGTAAACAGGTTTTGCATATCCGGATGAAGCGGAATGAGTGTAGTAGGAGAATGGGAATTTCTTTTTAAGTGTCGCGTAATAATTTTCGCCGCTCTTTCCCATCTTTTCCTGGTTTCGGCCAAGCCAATAGTAGACCTTCGACAGTTCGTCCGAATATGGATAGGAGTAGACATACCGCAAAAATGTTTTATCCGCGTCCTCATGCTGTCCAAGTTTGTAGTAGAGCCAGCCGAGGTGCCACAGGCAGTCTTCTGCGATTTCAGTCCGCGGGAAATTCTTCACGGCAAGATTGAAGTTTTTGATGGCGGAGTCGTACTTTTTCTCCTTCTCTTCGATCCTCGCGGATATGTAGTAGGCCAGAGCTGTATGGGGATGGTTTGGATACTCCCTTATCATCTCGGACAGAATGTGATGCGCCTGCATATCTTTCCCCTGGTTCCAGAGGAGTCGCGATAGATGATACATCGCCTGCGGGCTCTCTTTTGTTACCGGGCGGAGATTAATGATCTTATTGTACTGAGTTATGGACCTGTCGATCTTGCCAAGCCGCTTGAGGCAGATCGCCAGTTTTAACATAAGCTCCGAACGCTCTTCATATGTGGTTCCCCGGTCACGTATCAGCCTCAATAGATAGTCCTCGGCGTCCTTGAACATGCCGTTCCTCATAAGTACCTGGACCCTTCTGTACTTCAGCCTGTAACTTGCCGTTGGGAAACCGCCGGGATACTCTTTTTGCATTCTGGCGGTCTGCTTGAATGCCGTTTGTGAGATAGGCGAATGAGGAAACATGTAGTAGATCTTCTGGTACGTTCTGTACGCATCTTCAGAGTCGCCGGTTATTTCGAGATATTGGGCATATTCCCAAAGGGCGTCCTCGGTCTGGTCGGGTCCCTGGCTTAAATGATTCTTTATAAGAACCATCGCATCCTTCACGTTGCCGCGTTTTACCAAGCCTTTTGCCTTGTAAATGACCATCCTTGAGTAGAGGGGGGAGAAGGGGAACTCAGCCAGAAATCTGTCGGCGATATTTACCAGCTCTTCATAATCCTCCCTGTCTAGCAACATCTGTGCGATATTGAATAGCGCGTAATCACCCACCAGGTCGTTTTTACCCGCCTTTCGGAAATGCCTTTCCGCTTCGATATTGTTATTCAGTTTGGAGTAGGCATGCCCTCTCAGGTAGGCAACGTTCGCAGCGTCCTGGCTTCTGATAAACGTGTGGATATTGTCGAGTTCCGCAAGAGCAGAGGGATAATCTTCAATGTCGAAATATTTTATTACATTCCCAAAAGGGTTGGGCGTGGTGGCGTATGCAGGTTTACTGGTGAATAAAAAAGGTACAATGATGGCAATTATTAAAAGAGCGTTCCCCCTTACATCTTTATCCATCCATATATTATAACCATAAAATGAAATTACTAAAGCCCCCTGTAACAATTTGAAATAAAATCCGATATCTCTTCGGAATGATTGCCGGATGAGACGCTGTCTATCCAAACGGATCCCTTTACCTGGTTGAACCATGTTATCTGGCGCTTGGCGTAGCGCCTTGTCTCCTGCTGAATTTCGGATGTGAGCCGCTCAAGGGGGAGTTCCCCGTCAATATGTTTCACTATCTGCTTATATCCAACGCTCTGGAACGGTTTGCACCCCTTTGAAAAGCCTTTATTGAATATTCCGGCGGTCTCCTCAATCCATCCGCCAGCGATCATATCCTCAACCCTCCTGTTTATACGGTCATATACCTTTTCTCTAGGCCCACAGAGGACGAAATAATCGGCGTCGTACATGGGGGCTTCTCTGGTTTCGCCGTTATTTTCCTTTGGTAGGAGAGCGTTCTCGATTCCCCTGATGATGCGGTGCGTATCGTTTGGGTGTATTTTTGAGGCTCTTTTCGGGTCGAGACGTATCAGCCACTGGTAGAGCGCCTCTGTCCCTTCTTCTTTCATGTTTTGCAGGAGCGAATCCCGCAGTTCCGGGTTTTTGGCCGCACCCCCTTCGAGATTCTGCAGAACCGATCTTATGTATAGCCCGGTGCCGCCGGTCAGTATCGGTACGTTTCCGCGCGAAAATATTTCCTCAATGATCCTCTGGGCATCCTCCCTGAAGTTCCAGAGGGAGTATTCGGCGTCAGGCTCCAGGATGTCTATAAGATGGTGCGGAACTCGTTCGCGAAACTCCCTGACCGGCTTGCCGGAGCCGATGTCGAAATACCGGTATATCTGCACCGAGTCAGCGCTGACTATCTCCCCAGAGATCCTCTCGGCAACCCTCACGGCGGTTTCGCTTTTTCCGACGCCAGTCGGTCCTGCAATGACGATTATTTTTCGTCTGGGGGTTTCAGGCATTGCGGCCTGCCGGCGCTTTTATCTTCAGTTTGGCGTAGAGGGAAGACATCTCACTGGTGTAACTCTCTCCATCGGTATAAACGGTCAAAGGGGGGAGAAGCGCCTTTGAGCACTCTCCCCCCTTGACCGCCTGAAACATGACGAGGAAGGGGGTTTCTCCGTTTCTGCTCTGAACAAACCTGGTTCTTTTTAACCCGAATCCCGATTTTTTCAATTCTCCTTCTGCTTCCGCGCTTCTTCCGGCAAGATGGCAGAAATAGAAAACCCCACCATCCTTCAGAAGATGCGAGGCGGAGTCTATAAGCTCGGCCAGAGTCAGTTTGATCTCATGCCTTGCGATGGCGACCTCCTCCA
This window contains:
- a CDS encoding transglycosylase SLT domain-containing protein, whose amino-acid sequence is MDKDVRGNALLIIAIIVPFLFTSKPAYATTPNPFGNVIKYFDIEDYPSALAELDNIHTFIRSQDAANVAYLRGHAYSKLNNNIEAERHFRKAGKNDLVGDYALFNIAQMLLDREDYEELVNIADRFLAEFPFSPLYSRMVIYKAKGLVKRGNVKDAMVLIKNHLSQGPDQTEDALWEYAQYLEITGDSEDAYRTYQKIYYMFPHSPISQTAFKQTARMQKEYPGGFPTASYRLKYRRVQVLMRNGMFKDAEDYLLRLIRDRGTTYEERSELMLKLAICLKRLGKIDRSITQYNKIINLRPVTKESPQAMYHLSRLLWNQGKDMQAHHILSEMIREYPNHPHTALAYYISARIEEKEKKYDSAIKNFNLAVKNFPRTEIAEDCLWHLGWLYYKLGQHEDADKTFLRYVYSYPYSDELSKVYYWLGRNQEKMGKSGENYYATLKKKFPFSYYTHSASSGYAKPVYAQASLAHPDGFKLRELVQKELDDSFSKMKYKPKLDARQKWYLNAAQNWGKLGFPKHGQKLVNRIAVNLEETTENNIWLSYVYFSIDDYPSVLRQFWKLWGDNEKAAKARGLVTMLMFPLSHWETILNEADRNGIDPFLILSIIRQESSFNTRSISPANARGLMQIIPATGKRISRALSIENFKAETLHDPDTNIKMGAFYLAFLLKDSDGDIIPAIASYNAGKSKVTEWFKRYSYDDIEEFIEQIPYPETRGYVKQVLRNYGIYRSIYEQHFGADRLSAR
- the miaA gene encoding tRNA (adenosine(37)-N6)-dimethylallyltransferase MiaA encodes the protein MPETPRRKIIVIAGPTGVGKSETAVRVAERISGEIVSADSVQIYRYFDIGSGKPVREFRERVPHHLIDILEPDAEYSLWNFREDAQRIIEEIFSRGNVPILTGGTGLYIRSVLQNLEGGAAKNPELRDSLLQNMKEEGTEALYQWLIRLDPKRASKIHPNDTHRIIRGIENALLPKENNGETREAPMYDADYFVLCGPREKVYDRINRRVEDMIAGGWIEETAGIFNKGFSKGCKPFQSVGYKQIVKHIDGELPLERLTSEIQQETRRYAKRQITWFNQVKGSVWIDSVSSGNHSEEISDFISNCYRGL
- a CDS encoding amidohydrolase family protein, producing MLDYVIRNSTLFGLDNGGSAKTDLGIKEGIIAKTGKIDEEAKIEIDGEGLYTLPGFVDVHSHSDYYLLFDPEAQGKIMQGVTTEIGGNCGYSSAPIDGEILKIRRESYKEQFGLDLNWKTFDEYWQRLAEKGSSVNYVGLVGYNTLRASVVGTQNVKVTKEHIAEMKRRLKESLDQGAAGMSIGLVYPPACFSTVEEVAEVTSVLKDSGKIFATHIRSEGQTLVESIEEAIEIARRSGARLQISHLKTAGKDNWHKLDKVFELIEKAKS
- a CDS encoding methyltransferase, whose protein sequence is MSESENIEILQPAKGYRYSLDPFLLAGFVEPGDHGRIVDLGTGNGIIPLLLAKSFPDALFVGIDIQRPPLIFGKSNAPFATFLHADIREARSILRGESFDMAVSNPPYRKLRSGRINHLEEVAIARHEIKLTLAELIDSASHLLKDGGVFYFCHLAGRSAEAEGELKKSGFGLKRTRFVQSRNGETPFLVMFQAVKGGECSKALLPPLTVYTDGESYTSEMSSLYAKLKIKAPAGRNA